Genomic DNA from Hyalangium minutum:
CGAACGCCTTGAGCGCGGGCGAGACCTGCGACCGCTTCGGGAAGTACAGGTAGAGCCCCGGCACCTCGGGTGTGTACGGCTCGAGGACGACGCGCAGGCGCCCGGTCGTGAGATCGCTCTCGACGCGGCGCTCGAGTGAGTAGAACAATCCCACGCCCGCGACAGCCATAGTGCGCATCAGCTCGGCATCGTTCGTCGTCACCGGTCCGCGAACCGGTACGCGGTAGGTCTTCTTGCCACGCTCGAGCTCCCACGCCCACGGCTCTCCGCTGGGGGACCGGCGGATGCAGATGCAGTCGTGCTGGAGGAGATCCTGGGGCTTCTGTGGCACGCCCTTTCGCTCGAAGTACGACGGCGCGCCGACCACCACCAAGCGCGTCGGGCCCGACAGGCGGACGTGGACCATGTCGCGATCGATCGACTCGATGAGCCGCATGCCGGCGTCGAACTCGCCGGCCACGGTGTTCACGAAGCGGTCGTCGACATGGACCTCCACGCCCACCTTCGGGTAGCGCGCGATGAAGCGCGGGAGGAGATCCGCGAGGACCATCGAGACCGATGCGCTGGGTACGCTGAGGCGCACGCGGCCCGTCACCTCGCCTCGCTTGGCCCGCACGGTCTTCAGCGACTCGAGCGCTTGATCGACGGCAGGTCCGGCGTTGTCGAGCAGGCGATGGCCGG
This window encodes:
- a CDS encoding LysR family transcriptional regulator is translated as MAFTLLNPLNAFIVVARRLSYAAAARDLGVSTSALSQSVRQLEERLGVALLTRTSRSVALTDAGHRLLDNAGPAVDQALESLKTVRAKRGEVTGRVRLSVPSASVSMVLADLLPRFIARYPKVGVEVHVDDRFVNTVAGEFDAGMRLIESIDRDMVHVRLSGPTRLVVVGAPSYFERKGVPQKPQDLLQHDCICIRRSPSGEPWAWELERGKKTYRVPVRGPVTTNDAELMRTMAVAGVGLFYSLERRVESDLTTGRLRVVLEPYTPEVPGLYLYFPKRSQVSPALKAFVEVAREQVKADRAGGAT